The Candidatus Manganitrophus noduliformans genome includes a window with the following:
- a CDS encoding efflux RND transporter periplasmic adaptor subunit yields the protein MALFREWKKGLLGVAALVAIIAGVTLFRGGEKAAEYRTAKVEQGEITTSVSATGRVDAVVTVEVGSQVSGRVQKLFADFNSRVEKGQVVAQIDPSLFEAQVEQARAKLANDEANTEKARVLLADAKRALKRMETLFARDFVSESEKEAAQSAHDSAVANLKAAETQIAQDRASLKLVEENLRYATILSPVDGIVISRNVSVGQTVAASLQAPTLFTIAQDLMEMKVDTSVDEADIGRVAIGQEAEFTVDAYPDTPFRGTVQDIYNQPVVLQNVVTYAAIIRVKNPELKLRPGMTANVTIRVAHKENVLKLPNAALRYRPEGESGRSVPVKKGGGRTTDVWVLREGKELAVPVTLGLSDGSFTEVLSGDLKPGDRVITERLGGATSAPGGRRAPSMRF from the coding sequence ATGGCGTTGTTCCGGGAATGGAAAAAAGGTCTTCTCGGGGTTGCGGCTCTGGTCGCGATCATCGCGGGGGTGACCCTTTTCCGCGGGGGGGAAAAAGCAGCGGAGTACAGGACGGCGAAGGTCGAGCAAGGGGAGATCACGACCAGCGTTTCGGCCACCGGCAGGGTCGACGCCGTCGTCACCGTGGAGGTGGGGAGCCAGGTTTCCGGGAGGGTGCAGAAGCTCTTTGCCGATTTTAACTCGCGCGTCGAGAAAGGACAGGTGGTCGCTCAAATCGATCCGTCCCTTTTTGAGGCGCAGGTCGAACAGGCGCGGGCGAAGCTGGCCAACGATGAGGCGAATACAGAAAAGGCGCGCGTTCTCCTGGCCGATGCAAAACGGGCCCTTAAAAGAATGGAGACCCTTTTCGCCCGCGACTTCGTCTCCGAGAGCGAAAAGGAGGCGGCGCAGAGCGCCCATGATTCGGCCGTTGCCAATTTGAAGGCGGCCGAGACCCAGATCGCGCAAGACCGGGCCTCTCTCAAACTTGTTGAGGAGAACCTCCGCTATGCCACGATTCTTTCACCGGTAGACGGAATCGTCATCTCCCGGAATGTCTCCGTAGGACAGACCGTGGCCGCCTCGCTTCAAGCGCCGACCCTCTTCACCATCGCCCAGGACCTGATGGAGATGAAGGTGGATACCAGCGTGGATGAAGCCGACATCGGAAGGGTCGCGATCGGACAGGAGGCGGAGTTCACCGTCGATGCCTACCCCGACACCCCCTTCCGCGGGACGGTCCAGGATATCTACAATCAGCCGGTCGTGCTCCAAAACGTCGTCACCTATGCCGCCATCATCCGCGTAAAGAATCCCGAATTGAAGCTCCGGCCGGGGATGACCGCCAACGTCACGATCCGGGTCGCGCATAAAGAGAATGTGCTCAAGCTGCCGAACGCGGCCCTTCGTTACCGGCCTGAGGGTGAATCGGGCCGGTCCGTTCCCGTAAAAAAGGGGGGAGGGCGAACGACCGACGTTTGGGTGCTGCGGGAGGGAAAAGAGCTCGCGGTGCCGGTGACCCTCGGATTGAGCGACGGGAGTTTTACCGAGGTCCTCTCGGGCGACCTCAAACCGGGGGATCGGGTGATCACCGAAAGGCTCGGAGGCGCCACCTCCGCTCCCGGCGGCCGCAGGGCTCCCTCGATGAGGTTTTAA
- a CDS encoding ABC transporter ATP-binding protein yields MDPLIQIDALWKVYRTGEMELAALKGVSFSVSRGEFVALMGPSGSGKSTLMHLLGCLDRPTRGRYLLDGVEVGGLQPNELARIRNRKIGFVFQGFNLLSRTTALENVELPMLYSYVGARADEEKENSSDAPTPRARAGTASHSLVSLSAKERLARAREALERVGLADRLYHYPNQLSGGQQQRVAIARALVMRPPLILADEPTGNLDTRTSIEIMSLFQELNEAGMTLLLVTHEQDIAQYASRIIRFRDGQIQSDQPVEGRASAREALTSMAGDIA; encoded by the coding sequence ATGGATCCGTTGATTCAGATCGATGCTCTCTGGAAGGTCTACCGGACCGGCGAGATGGAGCTGGCCGCGTTGAAGGGGGTGTCGTTCTCCGTCTCCCGGGGAGAGTTTGTCGCGTTGATGGGGCCGTCGGGCTCGGGGAAATCGACCTTGATGCATCTGTTGGGCTGTCTCGATCGCCCGACCCGGGGGCGTTATCTGCTCGACGGGGTGGAGGTCGGCGGATTGCAGCCGAACGAGCTGGCCCGAATTCGAAACCGGAAAATCGGTTTTGTCTTTCAAGGATTCAATCTCCTCTCCCGGACCACCGCCCTGGAGAACGTCGAACTCCCCATGCTCTATTCATATGTGGGGGCCCGTGCGGATGAAGAAAAAGAAAATTCCTCCGATGCCCCCACGCCCCGCGCTCGTGCTGGCACAGCCAGTCACTCGCTTGTCTCTCTTTCCGCAAAAGAGCGGCTCGCGCGAGCGCGGGAGGCGTTGGAGCGGGTGGGGCTGGCGGACCGGCTTTATCACTATCCGAACCAGCTTTCCGGCGGGCAGCAGCAGCGGGTGGCGATCGCCCGGGCGCTGGTGATGCGCCCTCCTCTCATCCTGGCCGATGAGCCGACCGGAAATCTCGATACCCGCACCTCGATCGAAATTATGTCGCTTTTTCAGGAGCTGAATGAAGCGGGGATGACCCTTCTTCTGGTGACGCACGAACAGGATATCGCGCAATATGCCTCCCGGATCATCCGTTTCCGGGACGGGCAGATTCAGAGCGATCAGCCGGTCGAAGGGCGGGCGAGCGCGCGGGAGGCGTTAACGTCGATGGCGGGAGATATCGCATGA
- a CDS encoding ABC transporter permease, which yields MTSASALKIAGRALARNTMRSALTMLGMIIGVGAVITMVSVGQGAKAQVEAQIATIGSNMLMIFPGSTRQGGVRGGSGTMTTLTEADAKAIAEEVSAVRWAAPSLRTSAQVVSGNQNWSTGIIGSTPDYFIIRDWSFESGGAFTQSALSGAAKAAVIGKTVALNLFGMQDPVGETIRIGNVPFKVVGVLSPKGQSTQGQDQDDTVVIPLSTQQKRIMGVTHIGMILVSANSPEETAVAEEGIRLLLRQRHRILPGEEDDFLVRNMTEIASAAESSSEVMTLLLGSIASVSLIVGGIGIMNIMLVSVTERTREIGIRMAVGARGRDILLQFLMEAVVLSLTGGLLGIALGMAGSKIISTVVQWPTIVSLQSIFLASVFSIAIGIFFGLYPARRAAALDPIEALRYD from the coding sequence ATGACTTCGGCAAGCGCATTGAAGATTGCAGGCCGGGCCCTGGCCCGAAACACGATGAGATCGGCGCTCACGATGCTCGGAATGATCATCGGGGTCGGCGCGGTGATCACCATGGTTTCCGTCGGGCAGGGGGCCAAAGCGCAGGTCGAAGCGCAGATCGCCACGATCGGGTCGAATATGCTGATGATCTTTCCCGGAAGCACGCGGCAAGGCGGGGTCCGCGGCGGATCGGGGACGATGACGACCCTCACCGAAGCGGATGCGAAGGCGATCGCGGAAGAGGTGTCGGCCGTCCGATGGGCCGCCCCGTCGCTTCGCACCTCGGCCCAGGTGGTCAGCGGAAACCAGAACTGGTCGACGGGGATCATCGGGAGCACCCCCGACTACTTTATTATCCGAGATTGGTCGTTTGAGTCGGGGGGCGCTTTTACCCAATCGGCGCTCAGCGGCGCGGCGAAGGCGGCGGTCATCGGAAAGACAGTCGCTCTGAATCTTTTCGGCATGCAAGATCCGGTGGGAGAGACGATCCGAATCGGGAATGTTCCGTTCAAAGTAGTCGGCGTCCTCTCTCCCAAGGGGCAATCGACGCAGGGGCAAGATCAGGATGACACTGTCGTGATTCCCCTCTCGACGCAGCAGAAGCGGATCATGGGGGTCACTCATATCGGGATGATCCTGGTCTCCGCGAATTCTCCGGAAGAGACGGCGGTTGCGGAAGAAGGGATCCGCCTTCTGCTCCGGCAGCGCCATCGCATTCTCCCCGGAGAGGAAGACGATTTCCTCGTCCGCAATATGACCGAGATCGCCAGCGCCGCGGAATCGTCCTCGGAGGTGATGACTCTGCTGCTCGGCAGCATCGCCTCGGTCTCATTGATCGTCGGCGGGATCGGGATTATGAACATCATGCTCGTTTCGGTGACCGAGCGGACCCGAGAAATCGGCATCCGGATGGCGGTCGGCGCGCGCGGGCGCGACATCCTCCTTCAGTTTCTGATGGAGGCGGTCGTCCTCTCCCTGACCGGCGGACTGCTCGGCATCGCCCTCGGGATGGCCGGCTCCAAGATCATCTCCACCGTCGTCCAGTGGCCGACGATCGTCTCCCTCCAATCGATCTTCCTCGCCTCGGTTTTCTCGATCGCCATCGGGATCTTCTTCGGGCTTTATCCCGCCCGCCGGGCGGCCGCGCTCGATCCGATCGAGGCGTTGCGGTACGACTGA